In Choloepus didactylus isolate mChoDid1 chromosome 6, mChoDid1.pri, whole genome shotgun sequence, one DNA window encodes the following:
- the LOC119536668 gene encoding olfactory receptor 8K5-like, whose protein sequence is MGQQNLTMLPKFILLGVTRCLELQGPLFGVFLLIYMVTVVGNLGMIILTKVDSCLHTPMYFFIRHLAFIDLGNSTNICPKMLINFVVEQNTISYYACAMQMAFFIMFIISEFFMLSAMAYDRYVAICNPLLYSVIMTPRVCHVLVGIPYLYSTFVSLMFTIKTFTSTFCGSNIIMHFYCEEVILLSMLCSNAQELERLTITFSAFNLISSLLVVLVSYTLILIAIFQIHSAEGRKKAFSTCVSHLTVVVVFYGTLLFMYLQPKSAHSADSDKMSSVFYTLVIPMLNPLIYSLRNKEVKKAFYRVFRNTHSIFISNSS, encoded by the coding sequence ATGGGCCAGCAGAATCTGACAATGCTACCCAAATTCATTCTACTGGGGGTCACAAGGTGTCTGGAGCTGCAGGGTCCCCTTTTTGGGGTCTTTCTCCTCATCTACATGGTCACAGTGGTGGGCAATCTGGGCATGATAATCCTGACAAAGGTGGACTCCTGCCTCCACACACCTATGTATTTCTTTATCAGACACCTGGCTTTCATTGATCTTGGCAATTCCACTAACATTTGTCCCAAGATGCTGATAAATTTTGTTGTGGAGCAGAATACCATTTCCTATTATGCCTGTGCCATGCAGATGGCTTTCTTCATTATGTTCATTATCAGTGAATTTTTCATGTTGTCAGctatggcctatgaccgctatgtggccatctgtaacccTCTGCTCTATAGTGTTATCATGACACCAAGGGTTTGCCATGTGCTTGTGGGTATCCCCTACCTCTACAGCACATTCGTATCTCTGATGTTCACCATTAAGACTTTTACATCAACTTTCTGTGGCTCTAATATCATTATGCACTTCTACTGTGAAGAAGTTATTTTGCTATCCATGCTGTGCTCAAATGCACAAGAACTAGAAAGGTTGACCATAACATTTTCAGCATTTAATTTGATTTCCTCTCTTTTGGTAGTCCTAGTGTCCTACACATTGATTCTCATAGCCATATTTCAAATTCATTCTGCTGAAGGCAGGAAAAAAGCTTTCTCCACATGTGTTTCTCATCTGACAGTGGTGGTTGTGTTCTATGGGACTCTACTGTTTATGTACCTACAGCCCAAATCTGCTCACTCTGCTGATTCTGACAAAATGTCCTCTGTGTTTTACACTTTAGTTATTCCAATGCTTAACCCCTTAATCTATAGTTTAAGGAACAAAGAGGTAAAAAAAGCCTTCTATAGGGTTTTTAGGAACACAcacagtatttttatttcaaattcatcGTAG